In a single window of the Branchiostoma floridae strain S238N-H82 chromosome 2, Bfl_VNyyK, whole genome shotgun sequence genome:
- the LOC118409221 gene encoding ras-specific guanine nucleotide-releasing factor 2-like produces MILPCIDNIHYHGLLNSATEDVSSVLMPQNIRTDARLFNDDVDIRFSRTLNSCKVPQIRYATVERLLERLTDLRFLSIDFLNTFLYTYRVFTSGSVVLEALIRVYRAPETCLFQHNRYGLHLFLFVCYS; encoded by the exons TGTATCGACAACATCCACTACCACGGCCTGCTGAACAGCGCGACGGAAGACGTGTCCTCAGTCCTCATGCCGCAGAAcatcag AACCGACGCGCGACTGTTCAATGACGACGTGGATATCCGCTTCAGCAGAACGCTCAACTCCTGTAAG GTCCCTCAGATCCGATACGCCACTGTAGAGAGGCTTCTGGAGCGGCTGACGGACCTTCGCTTCCTCAGTATCGACTTCCTGAATACCTTCCTCTACACGTACCGGGTCTTCACGTCTGGGAGCGTGGTGTTGGAGGCACTCATACGGGTCTACCGCGCACCGGAAACCTGCCTCTTCCAACACAACAGGTACGGtcttcatttgtttttgtttgtttgttattcatga